The Candidatus Hydrogenedentota bacterium region AAAGGTGACGGGGTCCTCGTGCCAACTGGCCTGGCGCTGTAACTCCTGAAATACGAAGGTCTCCGCCAGTTGCCCCAGGAGATCGCGATTGCCCCACAGGGCGGGGGCGTCCGTTCCCAGCAGGGCACAGGCCAGGCCCGTATCGCCGATATGGAGTTTGGGCGTCTTCACGAGGCGGCTCAGCAGATTCGCATGCCACGGCAGCAACTCCGCCAGCAGGTACACATTCGCCAGCAGCGTGGTGTAGGCGCGGATTGTCGGGCGGCTCAGTTGAAAGGGCGCGGCCAGGTCCGACGCGTTCACCAGACGGGCCGTCTGGCCCGCCGTCAGCGCAAGCAGGCGGGGCAGGGCCTCCAGCGACGCGATGCGGGAGATGTCCCGCACGTCCCGCTGCACCATGGTGATGAGATCGTCGTGATACCACCGCGCGCGCCGTCGCGCGTCGGCCCGCGCGAGGGCCGCTGGATAGCCTCCCGCCACGATGCGACTGGCCAGATCTTCTTTGAGGCGCGGCTTGCTCGTTACCGGGAAGCCGCCGGAGAAGGCGCAATCCAGGAAGCCCGGCTGCGCGCCCGCCAGCTCCGACTGGGACAGAGGATGGAGGCGCAAGATGGACATGCGGCCCGCCAGGGAATCGGAGAGGCGCGGAAGCACCAGCACATTGGCCGACCCGGTCAGGAGAAAGCGGCCCGGTGTACGATTGCGGTCAACCGTGGCCTTGATCGTCCGGAATAGTTCGGGGGCGCGCTGCACTTCATCGAGAACTACCTTCTGCGGCAGATCGTCTATGAATCCGACGGGATCGGACAGCGCGGCCGCCAGCATGGCGTCGTCGTCGAAACTGAAGTAAGCGTAGCCCAGACGTTGGCCCACCTGGCGCGCCAGCGTAGTTTTCCCGCACTGTCTCGGCCCGTCGATAAGCACCACGGGGGAGTCCTCCAGTGACTCCAGGAGGCGAGGCTCGATCAATCGGGTATAGGTGGCGGGGGAGTCCATATCGGCCTATTGTACGGTTGGGTTTCGGCTGATCGAAACCGAGGATGGCGTGAGTTCGGCTGATTGTAAAACAATGGGTCGGCTGATTGAAAGGTTAGGGTTCGGCCAATTGAAAACTTTTAGTGCGGCTGATTGAAAACTGTTGGCATCGAAACTGGGGGCAAGGACCTCACTTTCATGAGCAGGGCGAACACCACCGCTCGCCCCGCGCTTCTACTTGCACCCTCCGGCTTTCCTGCGCCACAATGGCGCTTCAGATCTGCCCATCTCGCGAAAGGAGCCACCCCGATGCCTAGTCCCTATCAGGGGGTTATCCTCGCGGCGGGCGGTGGCAGCCGGATGGGCCCCCTGGCGGACCACTGTCCCAAAGCGCTGCTGCCGGTGGCAAACGTGCCCCTGATCATCCGCCACGTGGAGACCCTGCGGGCGCTCAACGTGCGGGAGATCCTGGTCGTCATTGGACATCATGCCGCCTTGATCGAAGGGACCCTGGGGGATGGCCGGGAGCACGGGGTTGCGATCCACTATGTGCAGCAA contains the following coding sequences:
- a CDS encoding ATP-binding protein, with the protein product MDSPATYTRLIEPRLLESLEDSPVVLIDGPRQCGKTTLARQVGQRLGYAYFSFDDDAMLAAALSDPVGFIDDLPQKVVLDEVQRAPELFRTIKATVDRNRTPGRFLLTGSANVLVLPRLSDSLAGRMSILRLHPLSQSELAGAQPGFLDCAFSGGFPVTSKPRLKEDLASRIVAGGYPAALARADARRRARWYHDDLITMVQRDVRDISRIASLEALPRLLALTAGQTARLVNASDLAAPFQLSRPTIRAYTTLLANVYLLAELLPWHANLLSRLVKTPKLHIGDTGLACALLGTDAPALWGNRDLLGQLAETFVFQELQRQASWHEDPVTFYHLRNRDGVEVDMVMESRGRVVGIEVKTSATFQKRDLSGLRKLRAACGDRFKAGIVLYDGEVAAPMGDGMYVVPIRQLWEKA